In Mugil cephalus isolate CIBA_MC_2020 chromosome 20, CIBA_Mcephalus_1.1, whole genome shotgun sequence, the following are encoded in one genomic region:
- the mrtfbb gene encoding myocardin-related transcription factor B isoform X1, with product MGLQTWPPRKPPPLSSMACLDVETPSICRGKFKSVLQLCLQQRRTREQLVEQGIMPPLKTPAAFHEQIRSLERARTGNFLKHKLCSRPERSELVRMHILQETQAEPSLQATQMKLKRARLTDDLNEKISQRPGPMELVEKNILPVDSGVKEVASGDEADNSKKPDGSDVYNFDEDSSDASSPQHPASQRSPSSTSASPRESGATEATSSNSRTPAQRSPPPSSRSPSDLVNLVSTSEQQSNQKGTVPQPITTAAPATTPGPVLVKQSLVKLTTDKSRSKKSKEPKPRVRKLKYHQYIPPDQKQELSEAPMDSAYTRLLQQQQQFLQLQIISQQHQQFSYQAVLPATLKATTEVQTSCSSVVLSGNAASAPAQLPHILTNRKPDHLPANLDEMKVAELKMELKLRSLPVSGTKTDLIERLRLYQENSNIQTAAAAAAAAAATETTAIAAAAQSENAKLTPPVSPIALKVSSLGIEDSSTTDSPAKALSDSPPQRTPNEECPAEAKDSEKDKRLHEKERQIEELMRKLEQEQKLVEELKMQLEVEKRSQQGDSPAQLSPLVPVQVKEEYRTQSNCSVSCSSPGLPVLVKQEEPADRSHASSPYPFITGHQTITEPESMQPVQAGAPVLLPASLPASAITVQLPAKVIKLHTTVSGAAPSLIQTPGQVPQKIEDSAGLQQQCSSQIQPPTKAWDMDTTAAPSLINTFPASGCAAGGPSRQAVPEGPTKKQSPHSGQSPSILQQPKFPSHVSKCKDPPRYEDAVKQTRGMLTAVQGPTVASQQMDDLFDVLIESGEISPFIRQDPPSLDKPLPVTASVTTLPINTVLSRPPPLIQVAQLPAAPLTPSVALAALTSNAQLETLLDGTLAAGAEPQKLKLMTELHSPEVAMDVDFNESAPPCALNLHSSGGIDGMDWLDLTLSVPTEGVNPLDMSMPVGVFSSDFLDSHELHLDWD from the exons TCCTCCAGCTctgtctgcagcagaggaggactCGGGAGCAGCttgtggagcaaggcatcatGCCAC CTCTGAAAACACCTGCTGCCTTTCATGAGCAGATCCGCAGCCTGGAGAGAGCCAGG ACTGGGAACTTCTTAAAGCACAAACTGTGCAGTAGACCTGAACGCTCTGAGCTGGTCCGTATGCACATCCTACAAG AGACGCAGGCGGAACCCTCCCTGCAGGCCACACAGATGAAGCTGAAGCGGGCCAGACTGACTGATGACCTCAATGAGAAAATCTCCCAGCGGCCTGGGCCCatggagctggtggagaagaACATCCTGCCTGTGGACTCTGGTGTCAAAGAGGTTGCTAGTG GGGATGAGGCAGACAACTCTAAGAAACCAGATGGCTCAGATGTGTATAACTTTGACGAGGACAGCAGCGATGCATCATCGCCACAACATCCCGCCAGCCAGCGATCTCCGAGCTCCACCTCGGCGTCTCCACGAGAGTCAGGAGCGACGGAGGCCACGTCCTCAAACTCCAGAACTCCCGCACAG cGCTCCCCACCGCCCAGCTCAAGGTCCCCATCAGATCTGGTCAACCTCGTCTCCACCAGCGAGCAACAGAGCAACCAAAAGGGAACCGTTCCTCAGCCTATCACCACTGCTGCCCCGGCTACTACACCAGGGCCAGTCCTCGTGAAA CAAAGCTTGGTCAAGCTAACCACCGATAAAAGCCGCAGCAAAAAGAGCAAAGAGCCCAAGCCACGGGTGAGAAAGCTGAAGTACCACCAGTACATTCCCCCGGATCAGAAGCAGGAGCTGAGCGAAGCGCCGATGGACTCGGCCTACACTCGCctcttgcagcagcagcagcagttcctGCAGCTCCAGATCATAAGCCAGCAGCATCAGCAGTTCAGCTACCAGGCCGTCCTGCCTGCCACACTCAA AGCAACAACTGAGGTACAAACCAGCTGTTCCAGTGTTGTCCTGAGCGGAAACGCTGCGTCTGCCCCTGCGCAGCTCCCCCACATTCTGACGAACCGCAAGCCGGATCATTTACCAGCTAATCTGGATGAGATGAAG GTTGCTGAGCTGAAAATGGAACTGAAACTCAGATCTTTGCCAGTCTCTGGGACGAAAACAGATCTGATAGAGAGGCTAAGGTTGTACCAGGAGAACTCGAACAtccagactgctgctgctgctgccgccgctgccgctgccacGGAGACGACGGCCATCGCTGCGGCCGCGCAGTCCGAAAACGCGAAGCTAACCCCACCCGTGTCGCCCATAGCTTTGAAGGTGTCCAGTCTAGGCATAGAGGACAGCAGCACGACTGACAGCCCAGCTAAGGCGCTTTCAGATAGCCCCCCGCAGAGGACGCCAAACGAGGAGTGTCCCGCGGAGGCGAAGGACTCTGAAAAGGACAAACGTCTGCACGAGAAGGAGCGTCAGATCGAGGAGCTGATgaggaagctggagcaggagcagaagcTGGTCGAGGAGCTCAAGATGCAGCTGGAGGTGGAGAAAAGGAGTCAGCAGGGAGACTCTCCAGCACAGCTCAGTCCTCTGGTTCCAGTCCAAGTCAAAGAGGAGTACAGGACGCAGTCGAACTGCTCGGTGTCCTGCAGCTCCCCTGGTCTGCCAGTGTTGGTCAAACAGGAGGAACCTGCTGACCGGAGCCATGCGAGCAGCCCATATCCATTCATCACCGGTCACCAGACCATCACAGAGCCTGAGAGCATGCAGCCCGTCCAGGCCGGCGCTCCGGTCCTCCTGCCCGCATCCCTTCCTGCCTCTGCAATCACTGTCCAGCTCCCTGCCAAAGTTATCAAATTACACACTACTGTTAGCGGCGCAGCCCCGAGCCTCATCCAGACTCCTGGACAGGTGCCACAGAAAATAGAGGACTCCGCCGGATTACAACAGCAGTGCAGCAGTCAAATTCAGCCCCCGACAAAG GCATGGGACATGGACACGACAGCAGCGCCAAGCTTAATCAACACATTCCCAGCAAGCGGATGCGCCGCCGGAGGCCCCTCTAGGCAAGCTGTCCCCGAAGGACCAACAAAAAAG CAGTCTCCCCATTCCGGCCAGTCCCCTTCCATCCTGCAGCAGCCGAAGTTCCCGAGCCACGTGTCAAAGTGTAAAGACCCGCCGCGTTACGAGGACGCCGTCAAACAGACGCGCGGCATGCTGACAGCTGTACAG GGTCCCACTGTGGCGAGCCAGCAGATGGACGActtgtttgatgtgttgattGAGAGCGGAG aGATCTCACCTTTCATCAGACAGGATCCCCCCAGTCTGGACAAGCCTCTCCCTGTGACAGCCAGCGTAACCACCCTTCCCATAAACACGGTCCTGTCTCGCCCTCCACCCTTAATCCAGGTGGCCCAGCTGCCCGCTGCGCCACTCACCCCCTCGGTCGCCTTGGCGGCCCTGACCTCCAACGCCCAGCTGGAAACCCTCCTGGACGGCACGCTGGCCGCTGGCGCGGAGCCGCAAAAACTGAAGCTCATGACGGAGTTACACTCACCTGAGGTGGCGATGGATGTAGACTTTAACGAGAGCGCGCCGCCCTGCGCTCTAAACCTGCACAGCAGCGGCGGCATAGACGGTATGGACTGGCTGGACCTCACGCTGTCCGTGCCAACGGAGGGAGTAAACCCTTTGGACATGTCAATGCCAGTGGGCGTCTTTTCCTCCGACTTCCTGGACTCTCATGAACTCCACTTGGACTGGGACTGA
- the mrtfbb gene encoding myocardin-related transcription factor B isoform X2, translating into MGLQTWPPRKPPPLSSMACLDVETPSICRGKFKSVLQLCLQQRRTREQLVEQGIMPPLKTPAAFHEQIRSLERARTGNFLKHKLCSRPERSELVRMHILQETQAEPSLQATQMKLKRARLTDDLNEKISQRPGPMELVEKNILPVDSGVKEVASGDEADNSKKPDGSDVYNFDEDSSDASSPQHPASQRSPSSTSASPRESGATEATSSNSRTPAQRSPPPSSRSPSDLVNLVSTSEQQSNQKGTVPQPITTAAPATTPGPVLVKQSLVKLTTDKSRSKKSKEPKPRVRKLKYHQYIPPDQKQELSEAPMDSAYTRLLQQQQQFLQLQIISQQHQQFSYQAVLPATLKATTEVQTSCSSVVLSGNAASAPAQLPHILTNRKPDHLPANLDEMKVAELKMELKLRSLPVSGTKTDLIERLRLYQENSNIQTAAAAAAAAAATETTAIAAAAQSENAKLTPPVSPIALKVSSLGIEDSSTTDSPAKALSDSPPQRTPNEECPAEAKDSEKDKRLHEKERQIEELMRKLEQEQKLVEELKMQLEVEKRSQQGDSPAQLSPLVPVQVKEEYRTQSNCSVSCSSPGLPVLVKQEEPADRSHASSPYPFITGHQTITEPESMQPVQAGAPVLLPASLPASAITVQLPAKVIKLHTTVSGAAPSLIQTPGQVPQKIEDSAGLQQQCSSQIQPPTKAWDMDTTAAPSLINTFPASGCAAGGPSRQAVPEGPTKKSPHSGQSPSILQQPKFPSHVSKCKDPPRYEDAVKQTRGMLTAVQGPTVASQQMDDLFDVLIESGEISPFIRQDPPSLDKPLPVTASVTTLPINTVLSRPPPLIQVAQLPAAPLTPSVALAALTSNAQLETLLDGTLAAGAEPQKLKLMTELHSPEVAMDVDFNESAPPCALNLHSSGGIDGMDWLDLTLSVPTEGVNPLDMSMPVGVFSSDFLDSHELHLDWD; encoded by the exons TCCTCCAGCTctgtctgcagcagaggaggactCGGGAGCAGCttgtggagcaaggcatcatGCCAC CTCTGAAAACACCTGCTGCCTTTCATGAGCAGATCCGCAGCCTGGAGAGAGCCAGG ACTGGGAACTTCTTAAAGCACAAACTGTGCAGTAGACCTGAACGCTCTGAGCTGGTCCGTATGCACATCCTACAAG AGACGCAGGCGGAACCCTCCCTGCAGGCCACACAGATGAAGCTGAAGCGGGCCAGACTGACTGATGACCTCAATGAGAAAATCTCCCAGCGGCCTGGGCCCatggagctggtggagaagaACATCCTGCCTGTGGACTCTGGTGTCAAAGAGGTTGCTAGTG GGGATGAGGCAGACAACTCTAAGAAACCAGATGGCTCAGATGTGTATAACTTTGACGAGGACAGCAGCGATGCATCATCGCCACAACATCCCGCCAGCCAGCGATCTCCGAGCTCCACCTCGGCGTCTCCACGAGAGTCAGGAGCGACGGAGGCCACGTCCTCAAACTCCAGAACTCCCGCACAG cGCTCCCCACCGCCCAGCTCAAGGTCCCCATCAGATCTGGTCAACCTCGTCTCCACCAGCGAGCAACAGAGCAACCAAAAGGGAACCGTTCCTCAGCCTATCACCACTGCTGCCCCGGCTACTACACCAGGGCCAGTCCTCGTGAAA CAAAGCTTGGTCAAGCTAACCACCGATAAAAGCCGCAGCAAAAAGAGCAAAGAGCCCAAGCCACGGGTGAGAAAGCTGAAGTACCACCAGTACATTCCCCCGGATCAGAAGCAGGAGCTGAGCGAAGCGCCGATGGACTCGGCCTACACTCGCctcttgcagcagcagcagcagttcctGCAGCTCCAGATCATAAGCCAGCAGCATCAGCAGTTCAGCTACCAGGCCGTCCTGCCTGCCACACTCAA AGCAACAACTGAGGTACAAACCAGCTGTTCCAGTGTTGTCCTGAGCGGAAACGCTGCGTCTGCCCCTGCGCAGCTCCCCCACATTCTGACGAACCGCAAGCCGGATCATTTACCAGCTAATCTGGATGAGATGAAG GTTGCTGAGCTGAAAATGGAACTGAAACTCAGATCTTTGCCAGTCTCTGGGACGAAAACAGATCTGATAGAGAGGCTAAGGTTGTACCAGGAGAACTCGAACAtccagactgctgctgctgctgccgccgctgccgctgccacGGAGACGACGGCCATCGCTGCGGCCGCGCAGTCCGAAAACGCGAAGCTAACCCCACCCGTGTCGCCCATAGCTTTGAAGGTGTCCAGTCTAGGCATAGAGGACAGCAGCACGACTGACAGCCCAGCTAAGGCGCTTTCAGATAGCCCCCCGCAGAGGACGCCAAACGAGGAGTGTCCCGCGGAGGCGAAGGACTCTGAAAAGGACAAACGTCTGCACGAGAAGGAGCGTCAGATCGAGGAGCTGATgaggaagctggagcaggagcagaagcTGGTCGAGGAGCTCAAGATGCAGCTGGAGGTGGAGAAAAGGAGTCAGCAGGGAGACTCTCCAGCACAGCTCAGTCCTCTGGTTCCAGTCCAAGTCAAAGAGGAGTACAGGACGCAGTCGAACTGCTCGGTGTCCTGCAGCTCCCCTGGTCTGCCAGTGTTGGTCAAACAGGAGGAACCTGCTGACCGGAGCCATGCGAGCAGCCCATATCCATTCATCACCGGTCACCAGACCATCACAGAGCCTGAGAGCATGCAGCCCGTCCAGGCCGGCGCTCCGGTCCTCCTGCCCGCATCCCTTCCTGCCTCTGCAATCACTGTCCAGCTCCCTGCCAAAGTTATCAAATTACACACTACTGTTAGCGGCGCAGCCCCGAGCCTCATCCAGACTCCTGGACAGGTGCCACAGAAAATAGAGGACTCCGCCGGATTACAACAGCAGTGCAGCAGTCAAATTCAGCCCCCGACAAAG GCATGGGACATGGACACGACAGCAGCGCCAAGCTTAATCAACACATTCCCAGCAAGCGGATGCGCCGCCGGAGGCCCCTCTAGGCAAGCTGTCCCCGAAGGACCAACAAAAAAG TCTCCCCATTCCGGCCAGTCCCCTTCCATCCTGCAGCAGCCGAAGTTCCCGAGCCACGTGTCAAAGTGTAAAGACCCGCCGCGTTACGAGGACGCCGTCAAACAGACGCGCGGCATGCTGACAGCTGTACAG GGTCCCACTGTGGCGAGCCAGCAGATGGACGActtgtttgatgtgttgattGAGAGCGGAG aGATCTCACCTTTCATCAGACAGGATCCCCCCAGTCTGGACAAGCCTCTCCCTGTGACAGCCAGCGTAACCACCCTTCCCATAAACACGGTCCTGTCTCGCCCTCCACCCTTAATCCAGGTGGCCCAGCTGCCCGCTGCGCCACTCACCCCCTCGGTCGCCTTGGCGGCCCTGACCTCCAACGCCCAGCTGGAAACCCTCCTGGACGGCACGCTGGCCGCTGGCGCGGAGCCGCAAAAACTGAAGCTCATGACGGAGTTACACTCACCTGAGGTGGCGATGGATGTAGACTTTAACGAGAGCGCGCCGCCCTGCGCTCTAAACCTGCACAGCAGCGGCGGCATAGACGGTATGGACTGGCTGGACCTCACGCTGTCCGTGCCAACGGAGGGAGTAAACCCTTTGGACATGTCAATGCCAGTGGGCGTCTTTTCCTCCGACTTCCTGGACTCTCATGAACTCCACTTGGACTGGGACTGA
- the mrtfbb gene encoding myocardin-related transcription factor B isoform X3, which translates to MGLQTWPPRKPPPLSSMACLDVETPSICRVLQLCLQQRRTREQLVEQGIMPPLKTPAAFHEQIRSLERARTGNFLKHKLCSRPERSELVRMHILQETQAEPSLQATQMKLKRARLTDDLNEKISQRPGPMELVEKNILPVDSGVKEVASGDEADNSKKPDGSDVYNFDEDSSDASSPQHPASQRSPSSTSASPRESGATEATSSNSRTPAQRSPPPSSRSPSDLVNLVSTSEQQSNQKGTVPQPITTAAPATTPGPVLVKQSLVKLTTDKSRSKKSKEPKPRVRKLKYHQYIPPDQKQELSEAPMDSAYTRLLQQQQQFLQLQIISQQHQQFSYQAVLPATLKATTEVQTSCSSVVLSGNAASAPAQLPHILTNRKPDHLPANLDEMKVAELKMELKLRSLPVSGTKTDLIERLRLYQENSNIQTAAAAAAAAAATETTAIAAAAQSENAKLTPPVSPIALKVSSLGIEDSSTTDSPAKALSDSPPQRTPNEECPAEAKDSEKDKRLHEKERQIEELMRKLEQEQKLVEELKMQLEVEKRSQQGDSPAQLSPLVPVQVKEEYRTQSNCSVSCSSPGLPVLVKQEEPADRSHASSPYPFITGHQTITEPESMQPVQAGAPVLLPASLPASAITVQLPAKVIKLHTTVSGAAPSLIQTPGQVPQKIEDSAGLQQQCSSQIQPPTKAWDMDTTAAPSLINTFPASGCAAGGPSRQAVPEGPTKKQSPHSGQSPSILQQPKFPSHVSKCKDPPRYEDAVKQTRGMLTAVQGPTVASQQMDDLFDVLIESGEISPFIRQDPPSLDKPLPVTASVTTLPINTVLSRPPPLIQVAQLPAAPLTPSVALAALTSNAQLETLLDGTLAAGAEPQKLKLMTELHSPEVAMDVDFNESAPPCALNLHSSGGIDGMDWLDLTLSVPTEGVNPLDMSMPVGVFSSDFLDSHELHLDWD; encoded by the exons TCCTCCAGCTctgtctgcagcagaggaggactCGGGAGCAGCttgtggagcaaggcatcatGCCAC CTCTGAAAACACCTGCTGCCTTTCATGAGCAGATCCGCAGCCTGGAGAGAGCCAGG ACTGGGAACTTCTTAAAGCACAAACTGTGCAGTAGACCTGAACGCTCTGAGCTGGTCCGTATGCACATCCTACAAG AGACGCAGGCGGAACCCTCCCTGCAGGCCACACAGATGAAGCTGAAGCGGGCCAGACTGACTGATGACCTCAATGAGAAAATCTCCCAGCGGCCTGGGCCCatggagctggtggagaagaACATCCTGCCTGTGGACTCTGGTGTCAAAGAGGTTGCTAGTG GGGATGAGGCAGACAACTCTAAGAAACCAGATGGCTCAGATGTGTATAACTTTGACGAGGACAGCAGCGATGCATCATCGCCACAACATCCCGCCAGCCAGCGATCTCCGAGCTCCACCTCGGCGTCTCCACGAGAGTCAGGAGCGACGGAGGCCACGTCCTCAAACTCCAGAACTCCCGCACAG cGCTCCCCACCGCCCAGCTCAAGGTCCCCATCAGATCTGGTCAACCTCGTCTCCACCAGCGAGCAACAGAGCAACCAAAAGGGAACCGTTCCTCAGCCTATCACCACTGCTGCCCCGGCTACTACACCAGGGCCAGTCCTCGTGAAA CAAAGCTTGGTCAAGCTAACCACCGATAAAAGCCGCAGCAAAAAGAGCAAAGAGCCCAAGCCACGGGTGAGAAAGCTGAAGTACCACCAGTACATTCCCCCGGATCAGAAGCAGGAGCTGAGCGAAGCGCCGATGGACTCGGCCTACACTCGCctcttgcagcagcagcagcagttcctGCAGCTCCAGATCATAAGCCAGCAGCATCAGCAGTTCAGCTACCAGGCCGTCCTGCCTGCCACACTCAA AGCAACAACTGAGGTACAAACCAGCTGTTCCAGTGTTGTCCTGAGCGGAAACGCTGCGTCTGCCCCTGCGCAGCTCCCCCACATTCTGACGAACCGCAAGCCGGATCATTTACCAGCTAATCTGGATGAGATGAAG GTTGCTGAGCTGAAAATGGAACTGAAACTCAGATCTTTGCCAGTCTCTGGGACGAAAACAGATCTGATAGAGAGGCTAAGGTTGTACCAGGAGAACTCGAACAtccagactgctgctgctgctgccgccgctgccgctgccacGGAGACGACGGCCATCGCTGCGGCCGCGCAGTCCGAAAACGCGAAGCTAACCCCACCCGTGTCGCCCATAGCTTTGAAGGTGTCCAGTCTAGGCATAGAGGACAGCAGCACGACTGACAGCCCAGCTAAGGCGCTTTCAGATAGCCCCCCGCAGAGGACGCCAAACGAGGAGTGTCCCGCGGAGGCGAAGGACTCTGAAAAGGACAAACGTCTGCACGAGAAGGAGCGTCAGATCGAGGAGCTGATgaggaagctggagcaggagcagaagcTGGTCGAGGAGCTCAAGATGCAGCTGGAGGTGGAGAAAAGGAGTCAGCAGGGAGACTCTCCAGCACAGCTCAGTCCTCTGGTTCCAGTCCAAGTCAAAGAGGAGTACAGGACGCAGTCGAACTGCTCGGTGTCCTGCAGCTCCCCTGGTCTGCCAGTGTTGGTCAAACAGGAGGAACCTGCTGACCGGAGCCATGCGAGCAGCCCATATCCATTCATCACCGGTCACCAGACCATCACAGAGCCTGAGAGCATGCAGCCCGTCCAGGCCGGCGCTCCGGTCCTCCTGCCCGCATCCCTTCCTGCCTCTGCAATCACTGTCCAGCTCCCTGCCAAAGTTATCAAATTACACACTACTGTTAGCGGCGCAGCCCCGAGCCTCATCCAGACTCCTGGACAGGTGCCACAGAAAATAGAGGACTCCGCCGGATTACAACAGCAGTGCAGCAGTCAAATTCAGCCCCCGACAAAG GCATGGGACATGGACACGACAGCAGCGCCAAGCTTAATCAACACATTCCCAGCAAGCGGATGCGCCGCCGGAGGCCCCTCTAGGCAAGCTGTCCCCGAAGGACCAACAAAAAAG CAGTCTCCCCATTCCGGCCAGTCCCCTTCCATCCTGCAGCAGCCGAAGTTCCCGAGCCACGTGTCAAAGTGTAAAGACCCGCCGCGTTACGAGGACGCCGTCAAACAGACGCGCGGCATGCTGACAGCTGTACAG GGTCCCACTGTGGCGAGCCAGCAGATGGACGActtgtttgatgtgttgattGAGAGCGGAG aGATCTCACCTTTCATCAGACAGGATCCCCCCAGTCTGGACAAGCCTCTCCCTGTGACAGCCAGCGTAACCACCCTTCCCATAAACACGGTCCTGTCTCGCCCTCCACCCTTAATCCAGGTGGCCCAGCTGCCCGCTGCGCCACTCACCCCCTCGGTCGCCTTGGCGGCCCTGACCTCCAACGCCCAGCTGGAAACCCTCCTGGACGGCACGCTGGCCGCTGGCGCGGAGCCGCAAAAACTGAAGCTCATGACGGAGTTACACTCACCTGAGGTGGCGATGGATGTAGACTTTAACGAGAGCGCGCCGCCCTGCGCTCTAAACCTGCACAGCAGCGGCGGCATAGACGGTATGGACTGGCTGGACCTCACGCTGTCCGTGCCAACGGAGGGAGTAAACCCTTTGGACATGTCAATGCCAGTGGGCGTCTTTTCCTCCGACTTCCTGGACTCTCATGAACTCCACTTGGACTGGGACTGA